Proteins from a genomic interval of Daphnia pulex isolate KAP4 chromosome 4, ASM2113471v1:
- the LOC124192997 gene encoding lethal(3)malignant brain tumor-like protein 1 isoform X2 translates to MDSEMEVPDSTCPTTEAIIAPTIENAAPVTGAGETTVIVNLMETDTTSAAPPSISSTVEGDSAAVVSAANVTSISSKYPKLNQLRVNEFGIYELVPGEESTAEKPIEATPMADAVSAPAETKESVTSEPITTTATSDSEAISQPSKPVETTAANVVTNNNGSSTTSSNNNGDRERWKQRFPSNTKEKVDIVCCKQCDGYGIADEFVDQNFCSEKCRKLGLSQPTKTKAAGKVAVKRKSTSSNSSSQAGDAASSAVVESSLETCNEQNIKDESKQAKTPSAWSWSKYLERRRAQAAPERLFSDPFPYGKHGFRTGMKLEGIDPEHQSLFCVMTVAEIQGYRVRLHFDGYSDSHDFWLNADSENLFHCGWCEKNGQKLRPPKHYDLAPCQSTSSPLPPNQQQASSQALTHGRTFSWPQYLKFTSSAAAPRHLFISAQNESPVPSAFRVKMKLEAVDRRHSSHTLCVATVANVIGSRFLVHFDGWDSIYDYWADPSCPYVHPVGWAQEHNTTLTPPCDYDADASDFVWDHYLAKTGATAVPPRAFKPRSPVGFKTGMKLECVDPRNPQLIRVATVAAVKGYRLKIHFDGWSSEYDFWTDDDWPDLHPPGWCLKTGHPLQPPFVSSNGPVSNEGECATPGCTGVGHIEGARYATHTSTDHCPYSNANLHRENPAFPDRLTGEEIDPVVQRSASPAAAVASAEEQPVKEEPSKSGKTKAVNIKAEPGDSSSNATSTAEASSPPPQPSSNASKMEKSKASQSIDLPVKSESEAELNNRLIQVDLRPESPPLEQQYDSLEALTPPPPKKMRISFFTGKTAASEIVRRKSAPIEGNGDVTNDQSLPVAERKQQEESSRNSLGGPNDQLDASMSGSVPTKKSVHSGYSMMNFPANSNLTTPMCWSKHAALLGDVVGIDTSNQVTRWSCDQVMDFLAKFGVNKVMLEKFKQEEIDGEALLFLSQSDLTDLLGVKLGPAIKIRNALLLMKEKAKSAMPANESHS, encoded by the exons ATGGATTCCGAAATGGAAGTTCCTGATTCGACTTGTCCGACAACAGAAGCGATAATTGCACCAACCATCGAAAACGCAGCACCGGTGACTGGTGCTGGTGAAACCACCGTGATCGTTAATCTAATGGAAACAGACACTACATCGGCCGCACCGCCTAGCATTAGTAGTACCGTGGAAGGAGATTCGGCTGCAGTCGTTTCAGCAGCTAATGTGACTTCTATTAGCAGCAAATATCCCAAACTAAAT CAGCTCCGGGTGAATGAGTTTGGGATTTACGAACTGGTTCCTGGGGAAGAATCCACGGCCGAAAAGCCTATCGAGGCCACACCAATGGCAGACGCTGTATCTGCACCAGCAGAGACGAAAGAATCAGTAACCTCAGAACCAATTACTACAACAGCAACGTCCGATAGCGAAGCCATTTCCCAACCATCAAAGCCAG TAGAGACGACTGCTGCCAATGTTGTGACCAACAATAATGGAAGCAGTACGACCAGCAGTAATAATAACGGAGATCGAGAGCGATGGAAGCAAAGATTCCCATCCAATACCAAAGAGAAAGTCGACATCGTCTGCTGCAAACAGTGTGACG GTTATGGAATTGCAGACGAATTTGTCGATCAAAACTTTTGTTCGGAAAAATGCCGCAAACTCGGCCTTTCGCAGCCGACAAAAACAAAGGCTGCTGGTAAAGTGGCGGTCAAAAGAAAGTCCACTTCTTCCAACTCTTCTTCCCAGGCAGGAGACGCGGCTAGCAGCGCCGTCGTTGAGTCTTCACTAGAAACGTGCAACGAGCAAAACATAAAAGATGAatcaaag CAGGCGAAAACGCCATCGGCGTGGTCTTGGTCCAAATatttagaaagaagaagagctcaAGCGGCACCTGAACGACTATTTTCAGATCCATTTCCATACGGAAAACACGGATTCCGAACAGGAATGAAACTTGAAGGAATCGATCCTGAGCATCAGTCACTATTTTGCGTTATGActgttgctgaaattcaag GTTATCGCGTACGATTGCATTTTGATGGATATTCTGATTCACATGATTTCTGGCTGAACGCCGATtctgaaaatcttttccatTGTGGATGGTGCgagaaaaatggccaaaaactGCGACCACCCAAGCATTATGATTTGGCTCCGTGCCAATCTACATCGTCGCCCCTTCCACCTAATCAACAACAAGCAAGTTCTCAGGCTTTAACGCATGGACGTACTTTTAGTTGGCCTCAGTACTTGAAATTTACCAGCAGCGCAGCAGCTCCACggcatttatttatttcagcaCAGAACGAG tcCCCCGTACCCAGCGCTTTTCGagttaaaatgaaattagaaGCGGTCGACCGACGCCATTCATCGCATACCCTTTGTGTGGCTACGGTTGCGAATGTGATCGGCTCTCGCTTCCTGGTTCATTTTGACGGATGGGATAGCATCTACGATTACTGGGCCGATCCCTCATGTCCTTATGTTCATCCGGTCGGATGGGCCCAAGAACACAACACGACGCTCACCCCGCCCTGTg ACTATGACGCTGATGCGAGTGATTTTGTTTGGGATCATTACCTGGCAAAGACAGGGGCGACGGCCGTACCTCCACGGGCTTTCAAACCTCGTTCACCCGTCGGATTTAAAACAGGCATGAAGCTCGAATGCGTAGATCCGCGCAACCCACAACTCATTCGCGTCGCTACCGTGGCAGCTGTTAAG GGTTATCGactaaaaattcattttgatggtTGGTCTTCCGAATATGACTTTTGGACGGATGACGATTGGCCAGACCTGCATCCACCTGGATGGTGCTTGAAAACGGGACACCCGCTTCAACCGCCTTTTGTGTCCTCAAATGGTCCCGTTTCCAACGAAGGCGAATGCGCTACTCCTGGTTGTACCGGTGTTGGGCACATAGAGGGTGCACGATATGCCACTCATACCAGCACCGATCACTGCCCCTATTCCAATGCCAACTTGCATCGTGAGAATCCAGCATTTCCCGATCGTCTAACAGGCGAGGAGATTGATCCAGTTGTACAGCGTTCGGCTTCCCCGGCAGCTGCTGTGGCCTCGGCGGAAGAACAACCTGTGAAAGAAGAGCCCAGTAAAAGTGGGAAAACCAAAGCAGTTAACATTAAAGCTGAGCCGGGAGATTCTAGCAGTAATGCCACGTCAACTGCAGAAGCGTCTTCGCCACCTCCACAACCTTCGTCGAACGCTAGCAAAATGGAAAAGTCTAAAGCTTCGCAGAGTATTGACCTACCAGTCAAGAGCGAATCAGAAGCCGAGCTCAATAACCGACTTATCCAAGTTGATCTCAGACCTGAAAGTCCTCCACTAGAACAGCAATACGACTCTTTGGAGGCCcttacaccaccaccacccaagaAAAT gagaatttccttttttacggGTAAAACAGCAGCTAGTGAGATTGTTCGGCGGAAATCTGCTCCAATAGAAGGCAATGGTGATGTGACAAACGATCAAAGCCTTCCAGTTGCCGAACGCAAACAACAGGAAGAGTCGAGCCGTAACTCTTTGGGAGGTCCTAATGACCAACTTGACGCCTCAATGAGCGGTTCCGTGCCAACGAAAAAATCGGTGCATTCAGGCTATTCAATGATGAACTTCCCTGCCAATTCCAATCTGACAACGCCAATGTGTTGGTCCAAACATGCCGCACTCCTCGGCGATGTTGTTGGGATCGATACATCTAATCAAGTGACTCGCTGGTCTTGCGATCAAGTTATGGATTTCTTGGCCAAATTCGGTGTCAATAAAGTCATGTTGGAGAAATTCAAACAAGAG GAAATTGATGGAGAGGCGCTCCTGTTTTTGTCTCAAAGCGATCTTACCGATTTGCTTGGTGTCAAGTTGGGACCGGCCATTAAGATTCGCAACGCTCTTCTtttgatgaaagaaaaggCCAAATCTGCAATGCCCGCCAACGAGTCGCATTCTTAg
- the LOC124192997 gene encoding lethal(3)malignant brain tumor-like protein 1 isoform X3, giving the protein MDSEMEVPDSTCPTTEAIIAPTIENAAPVTGAGETTVIVNLMETDTTSAAPPSISSTVEGDSAAVVSAANVTSISSKYPKLNLRVNEFGIYELVPGEESTAEKPIEATPMADAVSAPAETKESVTSEPITTTATSDSEAISQPSKPAVETTAANVVTNNNGSSTTSSNNNGDRERWKQRFPSNTKEKVDIVCCKQCDGYGIADEFVDQNFCSEKCRKLGLSQPTKTKAAGKVAVKRKSTSSNSSSQAGDAASSAVVESSLETCNEQNIKDESKQAKTPSAWSWSKYLERRRAQAAPERLFSDPFPYGKHGFRTGMKLEGIDPEHQSLFCVMTVAEIQGYRVRLHFDGYSDSHDFWLNADSENLFHCGWCEKNGQKLRPPKHYDLAPCQSTSSPLPPNQQQASSQALTHGRTFSWPQYLKFTSSAAAPRHLFISAQNESPVPSAFRVKMKLEAVDRRHSSHTLCVATVANVIGSRFLVHFDGWDSIYDYWADPSCPYVHPVGWAQEHNTTLTPPCDYDADASDFVWDHYLAKTGATAVPPRAFKPRSPVGFKTGMKLECVDPRNPQLIRVATVAAVKGYRLKIHFDGWSSEYDFWTDDDWPDLHPPGWCLKTGHPLQPPFVSSNGPVSNEGECATPGCTGVGHIEGARYATHTSTDHCPYSNANLHRENPAFPDRLTGEEIDPVVQRSASPAAAVASAEEQPVKEEPSKSGKTKAVNIKAEPGDSSSNATSTAEASSPPPQPSSNASKMEKSKASQSIDLPVKSESEAELNNRLIQVDLRPESPPLEQQYDSLEALTPPPPKKMRISFFTGKTAASEIVRRKSAPIEGNGDVTNDQSLPVAERKQQEESSRNSLGGPNDQLDASMSGSVPTKKSVHSGYSMMNFPANSNLTTPMCWSKHAALLGDVVGIDTSNQVTRWSCDQVMDFLAKFGVNKVMLEKFKQEEIDGEALLFLSQSDLTDLLGVKLGPAIKIRNALLLMKEKAKSAMPANESHS; this is encoded by the exons ATGGATTCCGAAATGGAAGTTCCTGATTCGACTTGTCCGACAACAGAAGCGATAATTGCACCAACCATCGAAAACGCAGCACCGGTGACTGGTGCTGGTGAAACCACCGTGATCGTTAATCTAATGGAAACAGACACTACATCGGCCGCACCGCCTAGCATTAGTAGTACCGTGGAAGGAGATTCGGCTGCAGTCGTTTCAGCAGCTAATGTGACTTCTATTAGCAGCAAATATCCCAAACTAAAT CTCCGGGTGAATGAGTTTGGGATTTACGAACTGGTTCCTGGGGAAGAATCCACGGCCGAAAAGCCTATCGAGGCCACACCAATGGCAGACGCTGTATCTGCACCAGCAGAGACGAAAGAATCAGTAACCTCAGAACCAATTACTACAACAGCAACGTCCGATAGCGAAGCCATTTCCCAACCATCAAAGCCAG CAGTAGAGACGACTGCTGCCAATGTTGTGACCAACAATAATGGAAGCAGTACGACCAGCAGTAATAATAACGGAGATCGAGAGCGATGGAAGCAAAGATTCCCATCCAATACCAAAGAGAAAGTCGACATCGTCTGCTGCAAACAGTGTGACG GTTATGGAATTGCAGACGAATTTGTCGATCAAAACTTTTGTTCGGAAAAATGCCGCAAACTCGGCCTTTCGCAGCCGACAAAAACAAAGGCTGCTGGTAAAGTGGCGGTCAAAAGAAAGTCCACTTCTTCCAACTCTTCTTCCCAGGCAGGAGACGCGGCTAGCAGCGCCGTCGTTGAGTCTTCACTAGAAACGTGCAACGAGCAAAACATAAAAGATGAatcaaag CAGGCGAAAACGCCATCGGCGTGGTCTTGGTCCAAATatttagaaagaagaagagctcaAGCGGCACCTGAACGACTATTTTCAGATCCATTTCCATACGGAAAACACGGATTCCGAACAGGAATGAAACTTGAAGGAATCGATCCTGAGCATCAGTCACTATTTTGCGTTATGActgttgctgaaattcaag GTTATCGCGTACGATTGCATTTTGATGGATATTCTGATTCACATGATTTCTGGCTGAACGCCGATtctgaaaatcttttccatTGTGGATGGTGCgagaaaaatggccaaaaactGCGACCACCCAAGCATTATGATTTGGCTCCGTGCCAATCTACATCGTCGCCCCTTCCACCTAATCAACAACAAGCAAGTTCTCAGGCTTTAACGCATGGACGTACTTTTAGTTGGCCTCAGTACTTGAAATTTACCAGCAGCGCAGCAGCTCCACggcatttatttatttcagcaCAGAACGAG tcCCCCGTACCCAGCGCTTTTCGagttaaaatgaaattagaaGCGGTCGACCGACGCCATTCATCGCATACCCTTTGTGTGGCTACGGTTGCGAATGTGATCGGCTCTCGCTTCCTGGTTCATTTTGACGGATGGGATAGCATCTACGATTACTGGGCCGATCCCTCATGTCCTTATGTTCATCCGGTCGGATGGGCCCAAGAACACAACACGACGCTCACCCCGCCCTGTg ACTATGACGCTGATGCGAGTGATTTTGTTTGGGATCATTACCTGGCAAAGACAGGGGCGACGGCCGTACCTCCACGGGCTTTCAAACCTCGTTCACCCGTCGGATTTAAAACAGGCATGAAGCTCGAATGCGTAGATCCGCGCAACCCACAACTCATTCGCGTCGCTACCGTGGCAGCTGTTAAG GGTTATCGactaaaaattcattttgatggtTGGTCTTCCGAATATGACTTTTGGACGGATGACGATTGGCCAGACCTGCATCCACCTGGATGGTGCTTGAAAACGGGACACCCGCTTCAACCGCCTTTTGTGTCCTCAAATGGTCCCGTTTCCAACGAAGGCGAATGCGCTACTCCTGGTTGTACCGGTGTTGGGCACATAGAGGGTGCACGATATGCCACTCATACCAGCACCGATCACTGCCCCTATTCCAATGCCAACTTGCATCGTGAGAATCCAGCATTTCCCGATCGTCTAACAGGCGAGGAGATTGATCCAGTTGTACAGCGTTCGGCTTCCCCGGCAGCTGCTGTGGCCTCGGCGGAAGAACAACCTGTGAAAGAAGAGCCCAGTAAAAGTGGGAAAACCAAAGCAGTTAACATTAAAGCTGAGCCGGGAGATTCTAGCAGTAATGCCACGTCAACTGCAGAAGCGTCTTCGCCACCTCCACAACCTTCGTCGAACGCTAGCAAAATGGAAAAGTCTAAAGCTTCGCAGAGTATTGACCTACCAGTCAAGAGCGAATCAGAAGCCGAGCTCAATAACCGACTTATCCAAGTTGATCTCAGACCTGAAAGTCCTCCACTAGAACAGCAATACGACTCTTTGGAGGCCcttacaccaccaccacccaagaAAAT gagaatttccttttttacggGTAAAACAGCAGCTAGTGAGATTGTTCGGCGGAAATCTGCTCCAATAGAAGGCAATGGTGATGTGACAAACGATCAAAGCCTTCCAGTTGCCGAACGCAAACAACAGGAAGAGTCGAGCCGTAACTCTTTGGGAGGTCCTAATGACCAACTTGACGCCTCAATGAGCGGTTCCGTGCCAACGAAAAAATCGGTGCATTCAGGCTATTCAATGATGAACTTCCCTGCCAATTCCAATCTGACAACGCCAATGTGTTGGTCCAAACATGCCGCACTCCTCGGCGATGTTGTTGGGATCGATACATCTAATCAAGTGACTCGCTGGTCTTGCGATCAAGTTATGGATTTCTTGGCCAAATTCGGTGTCAATAAAGTCATGTTGGAGAAATTCAAACAAGAG GAAATTGATGGAGAGGCGCTCCTGTTTTTGTCTCAAAGCGATCTTACCGATTTGCTTGGTGTCAAGTTGGGACCGGCCATTAAGATTCGCAACGCTCTTCTtttgatgaaagaaaaggCCAAATCTGCAATGCCCGCCAACGAGTCGCATTCTTAg
- the LOC124192997 gene encoding lethal(3)malignant brain tumor-like protein 1 isoform X1 yields MDSEMEVPDSTCPTTEAIIAPTIENAAPVTGAGETTVIVNLMETDTTSAAPPSISSTVEGDSAAVVSAANVTSISSKYPKLNQLRVNEFGIYELVPGEESTAEKPIEATPMADAVSAPAETKESVTSEPITTTATSDSEAISQPSKPAVETTAANVVTNNNGSSTTSSNNNGDRERWKQRFPSNTKEKVDIVCCKQCDGYGIADEFVDQNFCSEKCRKLGLSQPTKTKAAGKVAVKRKSTSSNSSSQAGDAASSAVVESSLETCNEQNIKDESKQAKTPSAWSWSKYLERRRAQAAPERLFSDPFPYGKHGFRTGMKLEGIDPEHQSLFCVMTVAEIQGYRVRLHFDGYSDSHDFWLNADSENLFHCGWCEKNGQKLRPPKHYDLAPCQSTSSPLPPNQQQASSQALTHGRTFSWPQYLKFTSSAAAPRHLFISAQNESPVPSAFRVKMKLEAVDRRHSSHTLCVATVANVIGSRFLVHFDGWDSIYDYWADPSCPYVHPVGWAQEHNTTLTPPCDYDADASDFVWDHYLAKTGATAVPPRAFKPRSPVGFKTGMKLECVDPRNPQLIRVATVAAVKGYRLKIHFDGWSSEYDFWTDDDWPDLHPPGWCLKTGHPLQPPFVSSNGPVSNEGECATPGCTGVGHIEGARYATHTSTDHCPYSNANLHRENPAFPDRLTGEEIDPVVQRSASPAAAVASAEEQPVKEEPSKSGKTKAVNIKAEPGDSSSNATSTAEASSPPPQPSSNASKMEKSKASQSIDLPVKSESEAELNNRLIQVDLRPESPPLEQQYDSLEALTPPPPKKMRISFFTGKTAASEIVRRKSAPIEGNGDVTNDQSLPVAERKQQEESSRNSLGGPNDQLDASMSGSVPTKKSVHSGYSMMNFPANSNLTTPMCWSKHAALLGDVVGIDTSNQVTRWSCDQVMDFLAKFGVNKVMLEKFKQEEIDGEALLFLSQSDLTDLLGVKLGPAIKIRNALLLMKEKAKSAMPANESHS; encoded by the exons ATGGATTCCGAAATGGAAGTTCCTGATTCGACTTGTCCGACAACAGAAGCGATAATTGCACCAACCATCGAAAACGCAGCACCGGTGACTGGTGCTGGTGAAACCACCGTGATCGTTAATCTAATGGAAACAGACACTACATCGGCCGCACCGCCTAGCATTAGTAGTACCGTGGAAGGAGATTCGGCTGCAGTCGTTTCAGCAGCTAATGTGACTTCTATTAGCAGCAAATATCCCAAACTAAAT CAGCTCCGGGTGAATGAGTTTGGGATTTACGAACTGGTTCCTGGGGAAGAATCCACGGCCGAAAAGCCTATCGAGGCCACACCAATGGCAGACGCTGTATCTGCACCAGCAGAGACGAAAGAATCAGTAACCTCAGAACCAATTACTACAACAGCAACGTCCGATAGCGAAGCCATTTCCCAACCATCAAAGCCAG CAGTAGAGACGACTGCTGCCAATGTTGTGACCAACAATAATGGAAGCAGTACGACCAGCAGTAATAATAACGGAGATCGAGAGCGATGGAAGCAAAGATTCCCATCCAATACCAAAGAGAAAGTCGACATCGTCTGCTGCAAACAGTGTGACG GTTATGGAATTGCAGACGAATTTGTCGATCAAAACTTTTGTTCGGAAAAATGCCGCAAACTCGGCCTTTCGCAGCCGACAAAAACAAAGGCTGCTGGTAAAGTGGCGGTCAAAAGAAAGTCCACTTCTTCCAACTCTTCTTCCCAGGCAGGAGACGCGGCTAGCAGCGCCGTCGTTGAGTCTTCACTAGAAACGTGCAACGAGCAAAACATAAAAGATGAatcaaag CAGGCGAAAACGCCATCGGCGTGGTCTTGGTCCAAATatttagaaagaagaagagctcaAGCGGCACCTGAACGACTATTTTCAGATCCATTTCCATACGGAAAACACGGATTCCGAACAGGAATGAAACTTGAAGGAATCGATCCTGAGCATCAGTCACTATTTTGCGTTATGActgttgctgaaattcaag GTTATCGCGTACGATTGCATTTTGATGGATATTCTGATTCACATGATTTCTGGCTGAACGCCGATtctgaaaatcttttccatTGTGGATGGTGCgagaaaaatggccaaaaactGCGACCACCCAAGCATTATGATTTGGCTCCGTGCCAATCTACATCGTCGCCCCTTCCACCTAATCAACAACAAGCAAGTTCTCAGGCTTTAACGCATGGACGTACTTTTAGTTGGCCTCAGTACTTGAAATTTACCAGCAGCGCAGCAGCTCCACggcatttatttatttcagcaCAGAACGAG tcCCCCGTACCCAGCGCTTTTCGagttaaaatgaaattagaaGCGGTCGACCGACGCCATTCATCGCATACCCTTTGTGTGGCTACGGTTGCGAATGTGATCGGCTCTCGCTTCCTGGTTCATTTTGACGGATGGGATAGCATCTACGATTACTGGGCCGATCCCTCATGTCCTTATGTTCATCCGGTCGGATGGGCCCAAGAACACAACACGACGCTCACCCCGCCCTGTg ACTATGACGCTGATGCGAGTGATTTTGTTTGGGATCATTACCTGGCAAAGACAGGGGCGACGGCCGTACCTCCACGGGCTTTCAAACCTCGTTCACCCGTCGGATTTAAAACAGGCATGAAGCTCGAATGCGTAGATCCGCGCAACCCACAACTCATTCGCGTCGCTACCGTGGCAGCTGTTAAG GGTTATCGactaaaaattcattttgatggtTGGTCTTCCGAATATGACTTTTGGACGGATGACGATTGGCCAGACCTGCATCCACCTGGATGGTGCTTGAAAACGGGACACCCGCTTCAACCGCCTTTTGTGTCCTCAAATGGTCCCGTTTCCAACGAAGGCGAATGCGCTACTCCTGGTTGTACCGGTGTTGGGCACATAGAGGGTGCACGATATGCCACTCATACCAGCACCGATCACTGCCCCTATTCCAATGCCAACTTGCATCGTGAGAATCCAGCATTTCCCGATCGTCTAACAGGCGAGGAGATTGATCCAGTTGTACAGCGTTCGGCTTCCCCGGCAGCTGCTGTGGCCTCGGCGGAAGAACAACCTGTGAAAGAAGAGCCCAGTAAAAGTGGGAAAACCAAAGCAGTTAACATTAAAGCTGAGCCGGGAGATTCTAGCAGTAATGCCACGTCAACTGCAGAAGCGTCTTCGCCACCTCCACAACCTTCGTCGAACGCTAGCAAAATGGAAAAGTCTAAAGCTTCGCAGAGTATTGACCTACCAGTCAAGAGCGAATCAGAAGCCGAGCTCAATAACCGACTTATCCAAGTTGATCTCAGACCTGAAAGTCCTCCACTAGAACAGCAATACGACTCTTTGGAGGCCcttacaccaccaccacccaagaAAAT gagaatttccttttttacggGTAAAACAGCAGCTAGTGAGATTGTTCGGCGGAAATCTGCTCCAATAGAAGGCAATGGTGATGTGACAAACGATCAAAGCCTTCCAGTTGCCGAACGCAAACAACAGGAAGAGTCGAGCCGTAACTCTTTGGGAGGTCCTAATGACCAACTTGACGCCTCAATGAGCGGTTCCGTGCCAACGAAAAAATCGGTGCATTCAGGCTATTCAATGATGAACTTCCCTGCCAATTCCAATCTGACAACGCCAATGTGTTGGTCCAAACATGCCGCACTCCTCGGCGATGTTGTTGGGATCGATACATCTAATCAAGTGACTCGCTGGTCTTGCGATCAAGTTATGGATTTCTTGGCCAAATTCGGTGTCAATAAAGTCATGTTGGAGAAATTCAAACAAGAG GAAATTGATGGAGAGGCGCTCCTGTTTTTGTCTCAAAGCGATCTTACCGATTTGCTTGGTGTCAAGTTGGGACCGGCCATTAAGATTCGCAACGCTCTTCTtttgatgaaagaaaaggCCAAATCTGCAATGCCCGCCAACGAGTCGCATTCTTAg